From Demequina lutea, a single genomic window includes:
- a CDS encoding NAD-dependent epimerase/dehydratase family protein, giving the protein MTDPDLTGIAIDTTRPVLVTGATGYVAGWIVKGLLDAGATVHAAVREPGNAAKVAHLTAAAASAPGTLKLFAGDLMQPGSYADAMAGCGVVFHTASPFIRDVEDPQRDLVDPAVGGTRDVLTTANAVDTVTRVVVTSSCAAIYTDAAECAAAPGGRLTEDVWNTTASLDYEPYSFSKVEAEKAAWSIADAQDRWRLVVINPSLVIGPSLQPSPTSESFGIMRQLIGGQMRIGAPRVSLGAVDVRDLARAHIAAGFLPDAEGRHIVSGASSDTLDMGRQLREHFGSSLPLPRNAIPKWLFKAVAPAFGVSRRYVSGNVGHPFRADNGKSRRSLGATYRPLKESLVDMVTQMLERDAAE; this is encoded by the coding sequence GTGACCGACCCCGACCTGACCGGAATTGCCATAGACACCACGCGTCCGGTGCTGGTTACCGGGGCCACGGGCTATGTCGCGGGCTGGATTGTGAAGGGGCTACTCGACGCGGGTGCCACGGTGCACGCGGCCGTGCGCGAACCCGGCAACGCGGCCAAGGTCGCCCACCTGACCGCCGCCGCGGCATCGGCGCCTGGAACACTCAAGCTCTTCGCGGGCGACCTCATGCAACCCGGCTCCTACGCCGACGCGATGGCAGGCTGCGGCGTTGTCTTCCACACCGCGTCGCCGTTCATTCGCGACGTCGAGGACCCGCAGCGCGACCTCGTGGACCCGGCCGTCGGCGGCACGCGCGATGTGCTCACCACCGCCAACGCGGTGGACACGGTGACGCGCGTGGTGGTCACCAGCTCGTGCGCCGCGATCTACACGGACGCCGCGGAGTGCGCCGCGGCCCCGGGAGGCCGGCTGACCGAGGACGTGTGGAACACCACGGCCTCCCTCGACTACGAGCCCTACAGCTTTTCCAAGGTCGAGGCGGAGAAGGCCGCCTGGAGCATCGCCGACGCTCAAGACCGCTGGCGGCTCGTCGTGATCAACCCTTCGCTCGTCATCGGCCCTTCGCTCCAGCCGAGCCCCACGTCGGAAAGCTTTGGGATCATGCGCCAGCTCATCGGCGGGCAGATGAGGATCGGTGCCCCGCGCGTGTCGCTGGGCGCGGTCGACGTGCGCGACCTCGCCAGGGCACACATCGCCGCCGGGTTCCTGCCCGATGCCGAGGGTCGCCACATCGTTTCCGGCGCCAGCTCGGACACCCTGGACATGGGTAGGCAGCTGCGCGAGCACTTTGGGTCCAGCCTCCCGCTGCCGCGCAATGCGATACCCAAGTGGCTGTTCAAGGCGGTGGCGCCCGCGTTCGGGGTGAGCAGGCGCTACGTCTCCGGGAACGTCGGCCACCCTTTTAGGGCGGACAACGGCAAGTCGCGGCGCAGCCTGGGGGCGACATACAGGCCGCTCAAGGAGTCGCTGGTGGACATGGTGACGCAGATGCTGGAGCGCGACGCGGCCGAGTAG